The stretch of DNA ATGAAGACTAAATCAACAATACAAAAGTAAAACCCagataacataaatgcacacccaaaacattaacagaacattattaaaacacactttaactaggacagaaaccgttcagaacatgtttttttcccatgagcctttgcaccACTTCAGCCAAGAACAGTTACAATGACTCCAcccctcccatacagaaacttaCCATCCTTAGTTATCTCTGTTTAACatgatctgtgcactgcatacttaagctgattattacaaacaactaatgtgattCAGTAATGAATATGGTTTTACACAATacatgaaagaataagtagtgaccactatgaagtttaattacaactaaatctgggtttacagtgtatccagtatatatatatatatacacctttAAGCCCAGCTTGTTTGGGTCACAATGAGATGAAGGGTGTGATGCTTCTTTGTGGCCGTCTAGTGGTTGGATTAGAGTTTCTGGAGACCAGCTGACTCGTTTACCTTCAACATTTCTAGAGAAAGTGCTCTGACTCTTATTCTACCTCTGATACTAAATAATGACAAAAGAGACATCACAACCGTTTATTAGATTCATCAGCATTTATTAAAGTCCAGACAAAATGCAGATGTGTGGGTAATTTAGAGATTCCAATTGGGCTGCATGTCTTTGGATAGTgggaggaaaccggagcacccggggGAAAACCCAACATGcacagggaggggggggggggaggatagAGGCCTGAAAGTCAATCCTCCACCTTCTTCCAATGAGGACTCACTGAGCCACACTGCTCACATTTTCTTAGGCCGGCCACACACCGCctgcgtggtgtgagcgtgtcagctgcgtggcgtgtccgtttatatttcggctcccatggtaacaggttagagcttgcacactgcctgcatgaaacgcacgtctcaggcgcggcaTGCTAGaaatttttcacgcgacacgcaagcgtgttggaagtgttACCAGGCAAAATGGAATACGAAAAGATGTGTATATGTCATTtggacacaaatacatattaaaattTTTTGTTATGGCCTTAATGTTTAATCTTTGTGCTACATTAGTGCCCGGTGTGAAGCAATTGTGTAACAGCGCCGTCTCCTGGAATGTCAAGTCTGTTCACTTTCTGTGGTTCAATGTCACGAGAGTTGACGGAaattcattttccttttttaggtAGTGAAATACTATAGCTAAAAAACCAAAACTGAAATGAGCTCATGTTCATTTTTTTgtactgttatttttttttttaaccaggtaCTACTGTTTAACCTTGGTTGTagttttcagtttagtttttccGTTTACTAACAATATTTTTCACTGCTTATTTTTGTTTCAGGTCCTGTACAAACTCCAGAAACACTTTTGGAAACCAAACTTACACATCGTTTTTAAGCGTGTGCATTCATCTTGAAAAATGACCCATGTCATTATAAAGTTTTATGTTTTTCAAGATGAAGGCAAAGCAGTAAAGAAAAGATCTTGAGGAAAGactgagggccagatgtacttTTGTACATCACTTTTGCGCCCACTTCTGGCGTATTTGTTTCACAACGTGCGCCTAAgagcatggcgaggtatgtacgaacaggccgcactgaggtaGAAACGCACACTGCCTGTCGCGGGAactgaaaatgtcaaattgcgcttttccgttcacattccattccagaagttgttaaactcctcgctacattacagatattggcatcaggatcatttcaaacggTCCTAGCATcggcagtgggaatatcgcagtctgcactcagcacaagtacttaacgctttgctacagcgcaacaTAGTGTATAGTGGGCGGAAAAAAGGCGCTGATTACCCAAGGAACTGCAGGTCTGGTAAATACGACGAAAGCTGAACtatcacagcgtgcgctttctgcgggttggccatggcgctgataacgctacattcGCAAAATGTACGTACAACTGGCCCTGAATGTTGGATACTTGCGTGAGCTAGTCATCCGGTGATCCTCGGCTGATGCAGGAGGTGAAGGGCTTCTTCAGAATCCTGGCCACGGCAGATAACATCCCGATGATGACGGGGCCCTTCTGTTTCTTCTGATGCCGGGGTATCGATTCACTCTCCAGGAGAGCCACTTGACTGTTGAATGTGTCGACTTCACACGCAGGAGCTACTTTGTTGCTTCTTCTTCTGAAAATCCTCCTCACGTTTGTAACAAAGCTGGGTTTTTTATGCGCAGCTTTCTCCTGCTGCACTCTCAATTCCCTGGCAACCGCCTCCTCGAAGGCCATACCTTCAGACACTATGGCAGCTCGCAGCAGCTTTGTGGATCCAAACTCCAGACCAAGCTTCTTAAAGATGGTACAGTGGAGGTTTCCAACAGTTTGTGGGAGAGTAAAACCTGTTTCTTCCACAGTCCTCGTCAGATTCTTCAAAATTCCATCAAAGTTCAAGTCCATCACGGATGTCTTGGTGGAGAGGGCAATGTGGTCCAGCAGCATACCAAGGAACATGGCCAGAAAGGTCTTCTCTCCCTGGGATAACTCCTGTTTGGTAGTGGCTGGAGACACTGAGCTCACAGAAACGCTTAGCTCTGAACTCTGTGACTCCACTAGACAGAAGTCCTCAACCTTGCCCTCGTCGTCTGGACTGGAGGCCCAAGGTGAAACGCTGAGCAGGCGTAATTCTTCAGGGGGATTAATCTCGTACTTCCGGACCACGCATCTGCTCAGTATGTTGGCAACATGAAAAACCATGTGTTTAGTTGATTGCGGTGTAACCCACTCATCAGATTCCTCCGATGGTGAGGAAGAGGCTGACTGCGTGATAGCAGCCAGTGTGCGGTTGACCTTCTTGGCCACCTCTTCTGCAAccagctgcagcagctgttCAGAGTCGTCAGAACTCTCCTCTACGACTTCTAACGCTTCTCCAAGACACTGGTGAAGTGAATGTCCAAGGCTGGCTTGGATATCCTCCACTGTCACTGAGTGATAGTTATGCTCCCTTTGT from Perca fluviatilis chromosome 23, GENO_Pfluv_1.0, whole genome shotgun sequence encodes:
- the LOC120553455 gene encoding uncharacterized protein LOC120553455, with translation MERLGYLTQQTERTSLLHMDIKISPDELGEERCSDLEMPLLTSETLDEVVMLYLGYITNENWLLLADGSIDSATVLLLSDLCYEVVQTVCDEVLDVVAPQVNDKTWGHISMESASNPSNTYVTMYLGESESPQREHNYHSVTVEDIQASLGHSLHQCLGEALEVVEESSDDSEQLLQLVAEEVAKKVNRTLAAITQSASSSPSEESDEWVTPQSTKHMVFHVANILSRCVVRKYEINPPEELRLLSVSPWASSPDDEGKVEDFCLVESQSSELSVSVSSVSPATTKQELSQGEKTFLAMFLGMLLDHIALSTKTSVMDLNFDGILKNLTRTVEETGFTLPQTVGNLHCTIFKKLGLEFGSTKLLRAAIVSEGMAFEEAVARELRVQQEKAAHKKPSFVTNVRRIFRRRSNKVAPACEVDTFNSQVALLESESIPRHQKKQKGPVIIGMLSAVARILKKPFTSCISRGSPDD